The following proteins come from a genomic window of Denitromonas sp.:
- the ruvA gene encoding Holliday junction branch migration protein RuvA: protein MIGRLTGTLLEKNPPQILIDAGGVGYEVDVPMSTFYHLPATGQKVSLHTHLAIREDGHFLYGFGSEEERAAFRQLIKVSGIGARTALAVLSGLSVTDLAQAIALQEAGRLVKIPGIGKKTAERLLLELKDKLGKALPTVAASLGSSGAAAPPDARSDILNALMALGYNEKEALGAMKGLADDASVSDGIRQALKLLAKP, encoded by the coding sequence ATGATCGGACGCCTCACGGGCACCCTGCTCGAAAAGAACCCGCCACAGATCCTCATCGATGCCGGCGGCGTCGGCTACGAAGTCGATGTGCCCATGAGCACCTTCTACCACCTGCCCGCCACCGGCCAGAAGGTGAGCCTGCACACCCACCTCGCCATCCGCGAGGACGGCCACTTTCTCTACGGTTTCGGCAGCGAAGAAGAACGCGCCGCCTTCCGCCAGCTGATCAAGGTCTCCGGCATCGGCGCGCGCACCGCCCTGGCGGTGCTCTCCGGCCTGTCGGTCACCGACCTGGCGCAGGCCATCGCGCTGCAGGAGGCCGGCCGGCTGGTCAAGATTCCCGGCATCGGCAAGAAAACCGCCGAGCGCCTGCTGCTCGAACTCAAGGACAAGCTCGGCAAGGCCCTGCCCACCGTCGCCGCCAGCCTCGGCAGCAGCGGCGCCGCGGCGCCCCCCGACGCCCGCAGCGACATCCTCAACGCCCTGATGGCACTCGGTTACAACGAGAAGGAAGCGCTCGGCGCCATGAAAGGCCTGGCCGACGACGCCAGCGTGTCCGACGGCATCCGCCAGGCGCTCAAACTGCTCGCCAAGCCCTGA
- the rlmH gene encoding 23S rRNA (pseudouridine(1915)-N(3))-methyltransferase RlmH encodes MKLLIVAVGTRMPGWVSAGYDDYARRMPREATLELIEVKAEPRTTGKTVPAMMAAEAARIEAALPERCHRVILDERGTELTTRKLADRFERWLGDGQDVAFIIGGPDGLDPTIKATADDTVRLSGLTLPHALVRPLLAEALYRAWSLTRNHPYHRE; translated from the coding sequence GTGAAACTGCTGATCGTCGCCGTTGGCACGCGCATGCCCGGCTGGGTCAGCGCGGGCTACGACGACTACGCCCGCCGCATGCCGCGCGAGGCGACCCTCGAGCTCATCGAAGTCAAGGCCGAGCCGCGCACCACCGGCAAAACGGTGCCGGCCATGATGGCCGCCGAAGCCGCCCGCATCGAAGCCGCGCTGCCCGAGCGCTGCCATCGCGTCATCCTCGACGAGCGCGGCACCGAACTGACCACCCGCAAACTGGCCGACCGCTTTGAGCGCTGGCTCGGCGACGGACAGGACGTCGCCTTCATCATCGGCGGCCCCGACGGACTCGACCCGACGATCAAGGCCACGGCAGACGACACCGTGCGCCTGTCCGGCCTCACGCTGCCGCACGCGCTGGTACGCCCGCTGCTGGCCGAGGCGCTCTACCGCGCCTGGAGCCTCACCCGCAACCACCCCTACCACCGCGAGTAG
- a CDS encoding prenyltransferase yields the protein MPTEPQPATLTSPALRALLATRPAFLSVTLVACLIGLAAAAGSGVTLDPLTAALTVLLALCAHAGGNVINDYHDARSGADAANTTRLYPFTGGSRFIQNGLLSEAQTARLGYGLLLAVVPAGLWLSWQAGPGLIGIGLAGLLLGWAYSAPPLKLMSRGLGELAIVASWALVVVGADYVQRGSFSTVPLLAGLPYALLVAAILYINQFPDHDSDAASGKRTLVVILGRDTAKWGYLMLTLIAYIALVFMIERNTLPQKAAAAAFTLVLSFRAARDLIAHASEPPALAGAIRLTLVAAHVHGLVLAAALAFAPWSGALR from the coding sequence ATGCCCACCGAGCCTCAGCCCGCCACCCTGACATCCCCCGCCTTGCGGGCACTGCTGGCAACCCGCCCGGCGTTTCTCAGCGTGACCCTCGTCGCCTGCCTGATCGGCCTGGCCGCGGCGGCCGGCAGCGGCGTCACGCTCGATCCGCTGACCGCCGCCCTCACCGTGCTGCTGGCCCTGTGTGCCCACGCCGGCGGCAACGTCATCAATGATTATCACGACGCCCGATCGGGCGCCGACGCAGCCAACACCACACGCCTCTACCCATTCACCGGGGGCAGCCGGTTCATCCAGAACGGCCTGCTCAGCGAAGCGCAGACCGCCCGCCTCGGCTATGGCCTGCTGCTGGCCGTGGTCCCGGCCGGCCTGTGGCTGAGCTGGCAGGCCGGCCCCGGCCTGATCGGCATCGGCCTGGCCGGCCTGCTCCTCGGCTGGGCCTATTCCGCACCGCCGCTCAAGCTGATGAGCCGCGGCCTGGGCGAGCTGGCCATCGTCGCCAGCTGGGCGCTGGTGGTCGTCGGCGCCGACTATGTCCAGCGCGGCAGTTTCAGCACGGTGCCGCTGCTCGCCGGTCTGCCCTATGCGCTGCTGGTCGCTGCCATCCTCTACATCAACCAGTTTCCCGACCACGACAGCGACGCCGCCAGCGGCAAGCGCACACTGGTGGTGATCCTCGGCCGCGACACGGCCAAGTGGGGTTACCTGATGCTCACCCTCATCGCCTACATCGCGCTGGTGTTCATGATCGAGCGCAACACCCTGCCGCAGAAAGCCGCCGCGGCGGCGTTCACGCTGGTGCTCTCGTTTCGCGCCGCGCGCGACCTGATCGCCCACGCCAGCGAGCCGCCCGCGCTTGCCGGCGCCATCCGGCTGACCCTGGTCGCCGCCCATGTCCACGGTCTGGTGCTGGCGGCAGCACTGGCCTTTGCCCCCTGGTCAGGCGCCCTGCGATGA
- the rng gene encoding ribonuclease G — protein sequence MTEDFLINFTPQETRAALMQQGVVQELHVERTASRGIVGNIYQGKVVRVLPGMQSAFIDIGLERTAFLHVADIWSDRHNGDHARPIEKILTEGQSLMVQVLKDPIGTKGARLSTQVSIAGRLLVYLPQEKHIGISQRIEDEAGREALRERLTRLMGENEAGGFIVRTMAEQASDAELAADIAYLRKLWQEIVSRASGAKPPLVLYQDLTLGQRVLRDLVTDSTSRIIVDSRENYLKLTAFAKEYMPRVLPLIHHYTGERPLFDLHNVEDEIQKALARRVELKSGGYLIIDQTEAMTTIDVNTGGFVGARSFDDTIFKTNLEAAQTIARQLRLRNLGGIIIIDFIDMETPEHREAVLSEFKRSLERDHTKMTVNGFTALGLVEMTRKRTRESLAHTLCEPCPTCDGRGEVQTARTVCYEILRELLREARQYNAREFRVLAAPNVCDLFLDEESQSLAMLSDFIDKTISLHPEASYTQEQYDIVLL from the coding sequence ATGACCGAAGACTTCCTCATCAATTTCACGCCGCAGGAAACCCGCGCCGCCCTCATGCAGCAGGGCGTGGTGCAGGAACTGCACGTCGAGCGCACCGCCAGCCGCGGCATCGTCGGCAACATCTACCAGGGCAAGGTGGTGCGCGTGCTGCCGGGCATGCAGTCGGCCTTCATCGACATCGGCCTCGAGCGCACCGCCTTCCTGCATGTGGCCGACATCTGGAGCGACCGCCACAACGGCGACCACGCCCGCCCGATCGAAAAGATCCTCACCGAGGGCCAGAGCCTGATGGTGCAGGTGCTCAAGGACCCGATCGGCACCAAGGGCGCGCGCCTGTCCACGCAGGTCAGCATCGCCGGCCGGCTGCTGGTGTACCTGCCGCAGGAAAAGCACATCGGCATCTCCCAGCGCATCGAGGACGAAGCCGGCCGCGAGGCGCTGCGCGAGCGGCTGACCCGCCTGATGGGCGAAAACGAAGCCGGCGGCTTCATCGTGCGCACCATGGCCGAACAGGCCAGCGACGCCGAGCTGGCGGCCGACATCGCCTACCTGCGCAAGCTGTGGCAGGAGATCGTCAGCCGGGCCAGCGGTGCCAAGCCGCCGCTGGTGCTGTACCAGGACCTGACCCTCGGCCAGCGGGTGCTGCGCGACCTGGTCACCGACTCGACCTCGCGCATCATCGTCGACTCGCGCGAGAACTATCTCAAGCTCACCGCCTTCGCCAAGGAATACATGCCGCGGGTGCTGCCGCTGATCCACCACTACACCGGCGAGCGGCCGCTGTTCGACCTGCACAACGTCGAGGACGAGATCCAGAAGGCGCTGGCCCGCCGGGTCGAACTCAAGAGCGGCGGCTACCTGATCATCGACCAGACCGAAGCGATGACCACCATCGACGTGAACACCGGCGGCTTCGTCGGTGCGCGCAGCTTCGATGACACCATCTTCAAGACCAACCTCGAAGCGGCGCAGACCATCGCCCGCCAGCTGCGCCTGCGCAACCTCGGCGGCATCATCATCATCGACTTCATCGACATGGAGACCCCCGAGCACCGCGAGGCCGTGCTCAGCGAGTTCAAGCGCTCGCTCGAGCGCGACCACACCAAGATGACGGTCAATGGCTTCACCGCGCTCGGCCTGGTCGAGATGACCCGCAAGCGCACCCGCGAATCGCTGGCCCACACCTTGTGCGAACCCTGCCCGACCTGCGACGGCCGTGGCGAAGTGCAAACCGCCCGCACCGTGTGCTACGAGATCCTGCGCGAGCTGCTGCGCGAAGCGCGCCAGTACAACGCGCGCGAGTTCCGCGTGCTGGCCGCGCCGAATGTCTGCGACCTGTTCCTCGACGAAGAGTCGCAGTCGCTGGCCATGCTGTCGGACTTCATCGACAAGACCATCTCCCTGCACCCGGAAGCGAGCTACACCCAGGAGCAGTACGACATTGTTCTGCTCTGA
- a CDS encoding DUF1840 domain-containing protein, which produces MLIIFKSPASGDVITLENVGKDMLDVLHRDRNAAKGIVTVAQLPDAIARVRQAIDADIAALAGQAPKDNTEATPDADLSFRQRGLPLLELLKRAHAEQAPVTWGV; this is translated from the coding sequence ATGCTGATCATCTTCAAATCCCCTGCCAGCGGCGACGTGATCACCCTCGAGAATGTGGGCAAGGACATGCTCGACGTGCTGCACAGGGATCGAAACGCCGCCAAAGGGATCGTCACGGTCGCGCAACTCCCAGACGCAATCGCGCGGGTACGCCAGGCGATCGATGCCGATATCGCCGCGCTCGCGGGCCAAGCCCCGAAGGACAACACCGAGGCCACCCCGGACGCAGACCTGTCCTTCCGCCAGCGTGGCCTGCCGCTGCTCGAGCTACTCAAACGCGCCCACGCGGAGCAGGCCCCCGTCACGTGGGGCGTCTAG
- a CDS encoding Maf family protein, translated as MQTSIYLASNSPRRRELLRQIGVRFDVLLFRGGSRADHDVDETPHLGEAPADYVQRVALAKAEGGMQRVLWRHLPPRPVLSADTTLEVDGQIIGKPDNTDHAAEILRALSGRSHIVHTAIALTDGQRTEHRLNTNQVRFRALSETDIRRYIATGEPMDKAGAYGIQGRAAMFVEHIEGSYTGIMGLPLFDTAALLERFGLAP; from the coding sequence ATGCAAACGTCCATCTACCTCGCCTCCAACAGCCCCCGCCGCCGCGAACTGCTGCGCCAGATCGGCGTGCGCTTCGACGTGCTGCTGTTTCGCGGCGGCAGCCGTGCCGACCACGATGTTGACGAAACCCCGCACCTGGGCGAGGCACCGGCCGACTATGTCCAGCGCGTGGCGCTGGCCAAGGCCGAGGGCGGCATGCAGCGCGTGCTGTGGCGCCACCTGCCGCCGCGGCCGGTGCTCTCGGCCGACACCACGCTGGAAGTCGACGGCCAGATCATCGGCAAGCCCGACAACACCGACCACGCCGCCGAGATCCTGCGTGCGCTGTCGGGGCGCAGCCATATCGTGCACACCGCCATCGCGCTGACCGACGGCCAGCGCACCGAACACCGACTCAATACCAACCAGGTGCGCTTTCGCGCCCTGAGCGAGACCGACATCCGCCGCTACATCGCCACCGGCGAGCCCATGGACAAGGCCGGCGCCTACGGCATCCAGGGCCGCGCGGCGATGTTCGTCGAACACATCGAGGGCAGCTACACCGGCATCATGGGGCTGCCCCTGTTCGACACCGCCGCACTGCTCGAGCGTTTTGGCCTCGCCCCCTGA
- a CDS encoding phasin family protein: MSNTQRDITVASTTAAVDAFLALSSVYWTSVEDISALNLKTARETLDDYASAAKALSAPVSGKDYSKVLSGLGQPMYEKALDHSRSMRDIMTRTQREMSAVLTKQLARPPVAWAGAGDWNELSSLFAKGIQQFTARSAENFSAASDATDKVIAATTSAAKRAA, encoded by the coding sequence ATGTCCAACACACAACGCGACATCACCGTCGCATCCACGACCGCCGCCGTCGACGCATTCCTGGCGCTTTCGAGCGTTTACTGGACCAGCGTCGAAGACATCTCCGCACTGAACCTGAAGACAGCCCGCGAAACGCTCGACGACTATGCGTCGGCGGCCAAGGCCCTGTCGGCACCGGTCTCCGGCAAGGACTACAGCAAAGTGCTGTCGGGCCTCGGTCAGCCGATGTACGAAAAGGCGCTGGACCATTCGCGCAGCATGCGCGACATCATGACAAGGACCCAGCGCGAGATGTCCGCCGTGCTCACGAAGCAACTGGCTCGCCCGCCGGTGGCCTGGGCAGGCGCGGGCGACTGGAATGAGCTGTCAAGCCTGTTCGCCAAGGGCATTCAGCAATTCACGGCCCGTTCTGCCGAAAATTTTTCGGCCGCCTCCGACGCGACCGATAAAGTCATCGCCGCCACAACTTCAGCCGCGAAAAGGGCGGCCTGA
- a CDS encoding VIT family protein, with the protein MVPRPQRHGRHTPEVHRSHRAGWLRAAVLGANDGIVSTASLMLGVAAADAGRSALLISGIAALVAGAMSMAAGEYVSVSSQADTEQADLRRERAELDAHPIYEHQELAAIYIGRGLSPELADQVARQLMAHDALGAHARDELGITDTLSANPIQAALTSAATFAVGAALPLAAAVLSPAAWLVPVVSGTSLVVLTALGALAAQAGGAPVPRAAARVAFWGALAMGLTAGVGHLFGTVL; encoded by the coding sequence ATCGTCCCGCGGCCCCAGCGGCACGGTCGCCACACCCCGGAAGTGCACCGCTCGCACCGCGCCGGCTGGCTGCGCGCGGCGGTGCTCGGCGCCAATGACGGCATCGTCTCCACCGCCAGCCTGATGCTCGGGGTGGCCGCCGCCGACGCCGGCCGCAGCGCCCTGCTGATCTCCGGCATCGCCGCGCTGGTGGCCGGCGCCATGTCGATGGCCGCGGGCGAATATGTGTCGGTCAGCTCCCAGGCCGACACCGAACAGGCCGACCTGCGCCGCGAGCGCGCCGAACTGGACGCCCACCCAATCTACGAACACCAGGAACTGGCCGCCATCTACATCGGGCGCGGCCTCAGCCCCGAGCTGGCCGATCAGGTCGCCCGCCAGCTGATGGCACACGACGCCCTCGGCGCCCATGCGCGCGACGAACTGGGCATTACCGACACGCTCAGCGCCAATCCCATCCAGGCCGCGCTGACCTCGGCCGCCACCTTCGCCGTCGGCGCCGCGCTACCGCTGGCCGCCGCCGTGCTCAGCCCGGCGGCCTGGCTGGTTCCGGTGGTGTCGGGCACCTCGTTGGTGGTGCTCACCGCGCTGGGCGCGCTGGCGGCACAGGCCGGTGGCGCCCCGGTGCCCCGCGCCGCCGCACGGGTCGCGTTCTGGGGCGCGCTGGCGATGGGACTCACCGCCGGCGTCGGCCACCTCTTCGGCACCGTGCTCTGA
- a CDS encoding BON domain-containing protein translates to MNRIGTYLTIIFLATAALSSVGCSSTPRQEGTGEYIDDSVVTSKVKVAILGDPMLKSAEINVETFKGVVQLSGFVSSGAAVKRAVEVTRAVAGVTSVKNDMLVK, encoded by the coding sequence ATGAATCGTATCGGCACTTATCTGACAATCATCTTCCTGGCTACCGCCGCGCTCAGCTCGGTGGGCTGTAGCTCCACGCCGAGACAGGAAGGTACGGGCGAATACATTGACGACAGCGTCGTCACCTCCAAGGTGAAAGTGGCGATTCTGGGCGATCCGATGCTCAAGTCAGCCGAGATCAACGTGGAGACCTTCAAGGGCGTCGTTCAGCTGAGCGGCTTCGTGAGCTCGGGGGCCGCGGTCAAGCGGGCGGTTGAGGTGACGCGCGCCGTGGCGGGCGTGACGTCGGTCAAGAATGACATGCTGGTCAAGTAA
- a CDS encoding PRC-barrel domain-containing protein produces the protein MTAATTTSNTAPRMLSAGTIIGDDVYGKDAQKLGEIKELMLDVATGTVNYAVLSFGGFLGMGEKLFAVPWRAFSLDSANKRFKLDGDVARFKDAPGFDKDHWPDMADAAWEKNIHAYYGTGTERPTTVTRPM, from the coding sequence ATGACAGCAGCAACGACAACGAGCAACACTGCCCCGCGAATGCTCAGTGCCGGCACCATCATCGGTGACGATGTCTATGGCAAGGACGCCCAGAAGCTTGGCGAAATCAAGGAGCTGATGCTGGACGTCGCAACGGGTACGGTGAATTACGCCGTACTGTCGTTCGGTGGCTTCCTCGGCATGGGCGAAAAGCTGTTTGCCGTACCGTGGCGTGCCTTCTCGCTCGACAGCGCGAACAAGCGCTTCAAGCTCGATGGCGATGTGGCGCGCTTCAAGGATGCGCCGGGCTTCGACAAGGATCACTGGCCGGACATGGCCGATGCGGCATGGGAGAAAAACATCCATGCCTACTATGGCACCGGCACGGAACGGCCGACGACCGTCACCCGGCCGATGTAA
- a CDS encoding glycine zipper 2TM domain-containing protein, with product MSVLRGMLLAVMAGTIVLGTGGCSGMSRQGQNTAIGAGVGAIGGAVLTGGSTAGTIGGAAVGGIIGHEVTK from the coding sequence ATGAGCGTTCTGAGAGGTATGCTGCTGGCCGTGATGGCGGGCACGATAGTGCTCGGTACCGGTGGATGCAGCGGGATGTCCCGACAGGGGCAAAACACGGCCATCGGGGCCGGTGTTGGTGCGATCGGCGGAGCGGTCCTGACCGGCGGCAGCACGGCGGGCACGATTGGCGGCGCCGCCGTTGGCGGGATCATCGGCCACGAAGTCACGAAATAG
- a CDS encoding DUF3309 family protein yields MSVGTVLLIVVILMLLGVIPTWPHSRGWGYGPSGGLGLVLVILLVLWLLGKI; encoded by the coding sequence ATGTCGGTAGGAACAGTGTTGTTGATTGTGGTGATCCTGATGCTACTCGGTGTGATTCCAACCTGGCCCCACAGCCGCGGTTGGGGTTACGGACCGAGCGGCGGGCTCGGTTTGGTGCTGGTGATTCTGCTGGTGCTGTGGCTGCTCGGGAAAATCTAG
- a CDS encoding CsbD family protein, producing MNKYQVQGRAEAAKGKVEEVAGKIVGNKDLEQKGKIDQVTGKAQAIAGDVKADLKNATKAS from the coding sequence ATGAACAAATATCAAGTGCAGGGCCGCGCCGAAGCCGCGAAAGGCAAAGTGGAGGAAGTCGCCGGGAAGATTGTCGGCAATAAGGACCTTGAACAAAAAGGCAAGATCGATCAGGTCACCGGCAAGGCCCAGGCCATTGCGGGTGACGTGAAGGCCGATCTCAAGAACGCGACCAAGGCCAGCTAA
- a CDS encoding DUF4442 domain-containing protein produces MSTATPPKPKQGFLRSIRVGPGLLKWGINLWPPFLGAGIRVQHIAPDFSEITVALKMGLLNRNYVGTHFGGSLFSMTDPFFMLMMMHRLGKGYIVWDRSARIDFLHPAKGTVTARFTLDEAQIDAVRAATADGEKTLPTYTVEVVNTDGEVCARVEKTLYIRKAAPKPAA; encoded by the coding sequence ATGAGCACCGCCACACCGCCCAAGCCAAAACAAGGCTTCCTGCGCAGCATCCGCGTCGGCCCCGGCCTGCTCAAATGGGGCATCAACCTGTGGCCGCCCTTCCTCGGCGCCGGCATCCGGGTGCAGCACATCGCGCCCGATTTCAGCGAAATCACCGTCGCCCTCAAGATGGGCCTGCTCAACCGCAACTACGTTGGCACCCACTTCGGCGGCTCGCTGTTCTCGATGACCGACCCGTTCTTCATGCTGATGATGATGCACCGCCTCGGCAAGGGCTACATCGTGTGGGACCGCAGCGCCAGAATCGACTTCCTCCACCCCGCCAAGGGCACGGTCACCGCCCGCTTCACACTCGACGAAGCGCAGATCGACGCCGTACGCGCTGCCACGGCCGATGGCGAAAAAACCCTGCCGACCTACACAGTGGAGGTGGTCAACACCGACGGCGAGGTCTGTGCGCGGGTGGAGAAGACGCTGTACATCCGCAAGGCGGCGCCCAAACCCGCCGCCTAG
- a CDS encoding transposase, with protein MLWIPFFAAGVINGVGHYWGYRNFAASDASRNIVPWGILVGGEELHNNHHAYISSAKFSIRWWEFDSGWALIRLLELLGLARVRRLAPRIRYNTAKQHCDASTLASVLTHRFDVLAGFARAVGGLSRDALRPIESGASPPTARDTTLRNAVTHWLWGCAGTLPEAERRALEDALAASAVLRTLHGLRQDLAALWRRSDASAVQLTAQLERWCQRAETSGLTALQDFSRTLRSYESAPARPE; from the coding sequence ATGCTGTGGATTCCCTTCTTTGCCGCCGGTGTGATCAACGGCGTCGGCCACTACTGGGGCTATCGCAACTTTGCCGCCAGCGACGCCTCGCGCAACATCGTGCCGTGGGGCATCCTGGTCGGCGGCGAAGAACTGCACAACAACCACCATGCCTATATCAGCTCGGCGAAATTCTCGATTCGGTGGTGGGAGTTCGACAGCGGCTGGGCGCTCATCCGCCTGCTCGAACTGCTCGGCCTGGCCCGGGTGCGCCGGCTGGCGCCGCGAATCCGCTACAACACGGCCAAACAGCACTGCGATGCCAGCACCCTGGCATCGGTGCTGACCCACCGCTTCGACGTCCTGGCCGGCTTCGCCCGCGCCGTCGGCGGCCTGTCGCGCGATGCGCTGCGCCCCATCGAGTCCGGGGCCAGCCCCCCGACGGCCCGCGACACCACCTTGCGGAACGCGGTCACACATTGGCTGTGGGGCTGCGCCGGCACGCTGCCCGAAGCGGAGCGTCGCGCGCTCGAAGACGCCCTGGCGGCCAGTGCCGTGCTGCGCACCCTGCATGGCCTGCGTCAGGATCTGGCCGCCCTGTGGCGCCGCTCCGACGCCTCAGCGGTGCAATTGACCGCCCAGCTCGAGCGCTGGTGTCAGCGCGCCGAGACCAGCGGCCTCACGGCGCTGCAGGACTTCTCGCGGACGCTGCGCAGCTACGAGTCTGCCCCCGCCCGGCCGGAATAA
- a CDS encoding glutathione S-transferase family protein, translating into MKLIGMLDSPFVRRTVVSAHLMHLALDHEQISVFRQFEQFRAINPLVKAPTLVFDDGTVMVESQIILQYLETLAAPKDRLTPADPVLRQRCLRLTSLALAACDRSVQRYYETSVRPEAHRWLDWTGRITEQLRASYDLLEAECGDTAWLCGDDLTQADVSTAVAWRFTQSKLPGIIDPTAYPRLAALSAAAEALPAFQAADF; encoded by the coding sequence ATGAAACTGATCGGCATGCTCGACTCGCCCTTTGTGCGCCGTACCGTCGTCTCGGCGCACCTGATGCACCTGGCGCTCGATCACGAGCAAATTTCCGTTTTCCGCCAGTTCGAGCAGTTCCGCGCCATCAATCCGCTGGTCAAGGCGCCGACACTGGTCTTCGACGACGGCACGGTGATGGTCGAGTCCCAGATCATTCTCCAGTACCTGGAGACCCTCGCCGCCCCCAAGGACCGCCTCACCCCCGCCGACCCGGTGCTGCGCCAGCGCTGCCTGCGCCTGACCAGCCTCGCCCTGGCCGCCTGTGACCGCTCCGTCCAGCGCTACTACGAGACCAGCGTGCGGCCGGAAGCGCACCGCTGGCTCGACTGGACCGGCCGCATCACCGAACAGCTGCGCGCCAGCTACGACCTGCTCGAAGCCGAATGCGGCGACACCGCCTGGCTGTGCGGCGACGACCTGACCCAGGCCGACGTCAGCACCGCTGTGGCCTGGCGCTTCACCCAGAGCAAGCTGCCCGGCATCATCGACCCCACCGCCTACCCGCGCCTGGCCGCCCTCTCGGCGGCGGCCGAGGCCTTGCCGGCCTTTCAGGCCGCGGACTTCTAA
- a CDS encoding HAD family phosphatase, translated as MNELTTAGLRAVVFDMDGLLLDSERIAYDIGRQVSLDLGIPWTHEVAMQMIGLNSREHEALLKGAFGDDYPLEAHRAEFGLRYEAVIATGSIPLKPGVRELFDALDAAGLPRAVATSTRRSRALPKLDAVGLLARVHVVVAGDEVARGKPAPDIFLAAAERLGHAPVDCLALEDSNAGVRAARDAGMRVVMVPDLLTPADDIRAGGIPIVDSLLDIATRFTRQ; from the coding sequence ATGAACGAACTCACAACCGCCGGCCTGCGCGCCGTGGTTTTCGACATGGACGGCCTGCTGCTCGACAGCGAGCGCATCGCCTACGACATCGGCCGGCAGGTCAGCCTCGATCTGGGCATCCCATGGACACACGAGGTGGCCATGCAGATGATCGGCCTCAACTCGCGCGAGCACGAAGCCCTGCTCAAGGGCGCCTTCGGCGACGACTACCCGCTCGAAGCGCACCGCGCCGAGTTCGGCCTGCGCTACGAGGCGGTGATCGCCACCGGCAGCATCCCGCTCAAGCCGGGGGTGCGTGAACTTTTTGATGCGCTCGACGCCGCCGGCCTGCCCCGCGCCGTCGCCACCTCCACCCGACGCAGCCGCGCCCTGCCCAAGCTCGACGCCGTCGGCCTGCTGGCGCGCGTGCACGTGGTGGTGGCCGGCGACGAAGTAGCCCGCGGCAAACCGGCGCCGGACATCTTCCTGGCCGCCGCCGAACGGCTCGGCCACGCCCCGGTCGACTGTCTGGCGCTGGAAGACTCCAACGCCGGCGTGCGCGCCGCCCGCGACGCCGGCATGCGCGTGGTGATGGTGCCCGACCTGCTCACCCCGGCCGACGACATCCGCGCCGGCGGCATCCCGATCGTCGACAGCCTGCTTGACATCGCCACCCGGTTCACGCGCCAATAA
- a CDS encoding Crp/Fnr family transcriptional regulator has translation MADATPHPRQNHLLAALPAADAERIFPQLEYVPLPLGQALYESGAQMRHVYFPTTSIVSLLYVLEDGASAEIAVVGNEGIVGVSLFMGGETTPSRAVVQSAGHAYRWPGQALKNEFYLAGPMQRLLLRYTQTLMTQMAQTAVCNRHHSLDQQFCRWLLLSLDRLSSNELEMTQELIANMLGVRREGVTEAAGNVQRAGLITYQRGHITVLDRLLPYSDVS, from the coding sequence ATGGCCGATGCCACACCTCATCCCCGCCAAAACCACCTCCTCGCCGCGTTGCCAGCGGCTGACGCCGAACGCATCTTCCCGCAACTCGAATATGTGCCCCTGCCGCTTGGCCAGGCGCTCTACGAATCGGGCGCCCAGATGCGCCACGTCTATTTCCCGACCACCTCGATCGTCTCCTTGCTCTATGTACTCGAAGACGGCGCCTCGGCGGAGATTGCCGTCGTCGGCAACGAGGGCATCGTCGGCGTCTCCCTCTTCATGGGCGGCGAAACCACGCCCAGCCGGGCCGTGGTCCAGAGCGCCGGACACGCCTACCGCTGGCCCGGCCAGGCACTGAAGAACGAGTTCTATCTCGCCGGCCCCATGCAGCGACTGCTGCTGCGCTACACCCAGACGCTGATGACCCAGATGGCGCAGACCGCGGTGTGCAACCGCCACCACTCGCTCGACCAGCAGTTCTGCCGCTGGTTGCTGCTGTCGCTCGACCGCCTGTCCTCGAACGAATTGGAGATGACCCAGGAGCTGATCGCCAACATGCTCGGGGTGCGCCGCGAGGGCGTCACCGAGGCCGCCGGCAACGTCCAGCGGGCCGGCCTGATCACCTACCAGCGCGGTCACATCACGGTGCTCGACCGCCTGCTGCCCTATTCGGACGTGTCGTAA